The DNA window tgaattgtataatatgttattttttaaatcccttTAATAATTTATAGAATTTaggaaataataaaattttattaaaagattccaaacaagttttgaagaaataaaataagaataaaagtctaatatataatataaaaggAGTAAATAAGCATCAAGTGGGTTGTTGGGCTGTTGGACTAGTGGTGAGTGCACTTCCTCTTTATACTTGAGGTCCAAGGTTTGAATCAGCATTGGATCATCTACTAAAAATTTTTAACCCAAAATCGGGTTCCTTATAAAATTGTCCGGTTTAACCGAGTTGATTGGTTGAACTGTTGGTCCATTGAAAAGTCAACAGATTTCTTGCACAAACGATCCAATTACAAATTCAGTCCGGTTTCATAGTCGGTTCACTGGGTTGACCGGTTGAACCATCGGACCGAATCGTGTTTAATAACAATGATTCAAAACTCCAATAGAGACTATGTTGCAAAGTTATAATATAATCATTTTTCCCAAACGAAAATCTTCTTCTTGGCCTTGTCAATTAGTATTTGTATTGAATGTCTGCCAATTTGTCGGGGCAAGAGCACAAATATTTTCATAGGGCAAATGCgataataaattttcttttaatatAAGTAAGAGGTTTTGAACCCGAAACGTATTACGTACACTTCTTCCTTCCCTACAATCTAATTCACCCCTTCCTTTGATGAGATAATGGATTAATTCATCTATATATTGCCAGTGTATATATTTCTGATAGGATCTAGAGTACCCTTATCTTGTTTTATACAAATCATAAATAAAATTGCAAGTACAACAGTGCTAAACTGTTCATGCAGCCATTTTCTTAGAAATCAAAACCATTAAAATTTACTCTAACttgatattttaaaattttttaaatgcaAATTAATGAGTGTATAACTAAATCTATAAGacttatttgaaaaaaaaaataaaatactgcTAATGAATATTGGGGAATATTTTAGGAACATTGATGATAATCCAAAACATTCTAGGGAAAAATGAAATACGAAAAAACTAGCGGTGGCTATCTCTAATTCTTTATTTTGTTGCCCCTTCCGGTTCCCGTCATATTCTGACTCCTTCCCAACTTTCCTTCTCAGACGCAGTTTCTCTTgttccatttttccttcttctgtttctttctttattattattattttttaagcGGCTCAACCATATTCCATAGCAAGGTCCTTTCACTGCTTTTGCTTCTTCTCTAGCACTGAAGTTGGTAGTAAGCCAAAGATTTCCAATGGAAGTAACAAACAGGTACGTAGTGATGAGAAATCATATTGATGGAACACCCCAAGAATCTGATTTTGAGCTCAAGACTGAGGCTCTTTCTTTATCTATTGAGCCTGGTAAAAAGGAGCTCATTGTGAAAAATCTTTACTTATCCATTGATCCATACCAATTGAACCGCATGAAGCAAAAAAGTTCCTCGCAGGAAACCACAAGCTTTGCACGTGCTGTTAAGCCTTTTGAGGTAAGTTTGCAATCAAAGCGGCATTTCTAATTTTCAATCACGGAGGGATGGATGGAAAGAAGTGCTTACAAAGATTGAATTTTGTTTACGATAGGCCATTGATGCTTATGGTGTTGCGAGAGTTGTTGCTTCTGGGATTCCTGCGTTTAAAGAGGATGACTTGGTTGCAGGACTCCTGACTTGGGGAGAATACAGCATTGTAAAAGAAGGTGGCTTGCTAAATAAGGTTGATAACATAGGATTTCCCATTTCTCACCATGTAGGCGTTCTGGGTAGGTTCTTCTCATCCTTTACTCTTTCTCAGTCCGTATAATCGTACTTCTGTTTCTGGCCTGATCGATATTTTAGTTTCTGGCTAATCTATGGATTCTTGAAATTATTGAAATTTCAGTTCATCTGATGTTTGTTATGCAGCATTCAGTGGGCTTACAGCTTATGCTGGATTTTTTGAGATTTGTAAGCCAAAGCAAGGGGAGAAAGTGTTTGTCTCTGCTGCCTCAGGATCTGTTGGAAGTTTAGTAGGACAATATGCAAAGCTGTTTGGATGCTATGTTGTAGGATGTGCTAGTAGCCAAAAAAAGGTGgctgttccttttttttttttttttcatggctCCCTTTCGCACTTCCAGCACTTGAATTGCATTCTAAGAATCAGAAGCTGACATAGATTTTCATATCTGAATTTTCTCGTTTTCTTCTagaattgtttttgttttcctaaAGGAGATTGTATGGTTTGATTGTTTCTAAAGAGTTGGTTTTGATCATATACGATTTTATTAATCAGTCCATGGTAAACATTAGATTAACGAGTAAGCTTGTTTCTGAAGGTCCTAAGGAAATACTTGGTGACGTTGACTTGTAACTTATTGCCCTTTTTCATTCCAGATGTTGACTATTGTGAATGTGGTAGtctggttcttttatttttttggataaGTAAGAATTTATTAATACCAAAGAACCAAAATAACGTgcaagatatatctcaaatcAACAATTCTAATTTACACAACTTACATCCGATACTAATCCCACAACAGTTTGAGATATACAGTGTACTAACTATAAAAGAAGTAGCAGTAGCTAACagtaaaatttcaaattgaacAAACGTTCTTTAGTAACAATCAAATCCTTGGCAGCCAACTATTAGTATCCGTCGTTCTGTTCTTTTCTTGTGCCATGGATACTTATGTTTCCCAAATAATCCATGTTTATCTTGAATAATAATA is part of the Coffea eugenioides isolate CCC68of chromosome 6, Ceug_1.0, whole genome shotgun sequence genome and encodes:
- the LOC113776085 gene encoding 2-alkenal reductase (NADP(+)-dependent)-like; the protein is MEVTNRYVVMRNHIDGTPQESDFELKTEALSLSIEPGKKELIVKNLYLSIDPYQLNRMKQKSSSQETTSFARAVKPFEAIDAYGVARVVASGIPAFKEDDLVAGLLTWGEYSIVKEGGLLNKVDNIGFPISHHVGVLAFSGLTAYAGFFEICKPKQGEKVFVSAASGSVGSLVGQYAKLFGCYVVGCASSQKKVDLLKQKLGFDEAFNYKEETDLKSTLKRYFPDGIDIYFDNVGAEMLEAAVENMNTFGRVAVCGVISEYTDKGRRAAPNMVDVIYKRITMQGFLAGDHMKVYKDFISDTVEHIQAGKLQVLEDISHGLESIPSAFVGLFRGDNIGKKMVQLADD